In Silene latifolia isolate original U9 population chromosome 3, ASM4854445v1, whole genome shotgun sequence, a single window of DNA contains:
- the LOC141646216 gene encoding uncharacterized protein LOC141646216: protein MLDFLFGWRKASKCKKLIKRTQCRLKLLKSKRLAVTRLLKEDIAQLLKNEHEEIAMKKLGQLYVDEKVLSIYEMLTTFSEFILLNLSYIRRHKDIPNDINEAISTLIFASARIGDLPELGLIRKLFTERYGKRFVTAATELYPGNLVNSLVKEKFTSQSVPEDVRNRMVDEIVRDYFFKPGQFAIEYKPDTHDKLEKVNESTEVQRHDTDRKEKCTSGNSSFGFQSQPTIRNTSRPSRATNLTQLSRPSAHNIGRQTSDSSILHVENIEEFRSENNYQTVNFEDQDQRCFMFKIDTHTPNHHNDEKPARKRMRRKKSVSKEKPCTNDVQREIYYSSSPGNRRKYQKKNHTDEMERNYFDGHIETSDCCWKLQCSLDQPCYFYSNSNNKGYDIILLGKRCGDVRSYVRSRTTPQRHERQIISKEIERSSSVPVEKGFHEHSVIRNAGSPKHVHPKLPDYDEIAAIFGALKKAHLQIKGTP from the exons ATGCTCGACTTCTTATTTGGATGGAGAAAAGCTTCCAAATG TAAGAAGTTGATCAAGAGAACTCAATGCCGTCTAAAGCTATTGAAAAGCAAGAGATTGGCCGTCACAAGGTTGTTAAAGGAAGACATTGCTCAGCTTCTCAAGAATGAACATGAAGAAATTGCCATGAAAAAG CTCGGCCAACTGTACGTGGATGAGAAGGTACTGTCAATATATGAGATGCTGACAACTTTCTCAGAGTTCATTCTGCTCAATCTGTCTTACATTCGTCGGCACAA GGATATTCCAAATGATATAAACGAGGCCATATCCACACTCATCTTTGCCTCTGCAAGAATAGGGGATCTTCCAGAACTTGGGCTTATAAGGAAGCTCTTCACGGAGCGTTATGGCAAGAGATTTGTCACTGCTGCAACGGAATTGTACCCGGGAAACCTTGTTAATTCTCTG GTGAAAGAGAAGTTCACCTCACAATCAGTCCCGGAAGATGTTAGGAACAGAATGGTGGATGAAATAGTTAGAGATTACTTCTTCAAACCCGGACAATTCGCAATTGAATACAAACCAGATACTCATGATAAACTTGAAAAG GTCAATGAATCTACTGAAGTTCAAAGACACGATACGGACAGAAAGGAAAAGTGCACATCCGGCAACTCTTCTTTTGGATTTCAATCTCAACCCACAATACGCAATACGTCAAGACCATCAAGAGCTACAAATTTAACTCAGTTAAGTCGTCCTTCCGCGCACAATATTGGAAGACAGACTTCAGATAGCTCAATTCTTCATGTCGAAAATATAGAGGAGTTCAGGTCTGAAAACAACTACCAAACAGTAAACTTTGAGGATCAAGATCAAAGGTGCTTCATGTTTAAGATCGATACACACACACCCAATCATCACAATGACGAAAAACCAGCAAGGAAAAGGATGAGGAGGAAAAAGTCAGTATCAAAGGAAAAACCGTGTACAAATGATGTTCAACGTGAAATTTACTACAGTAGCAGCCCCGGAAATCGACGGAAATATCAGAAGAAAAATCATACTGATGAAATGGAAAGAAATTATTTTGATGGTCATATTGAAACATCCGATTGTTGTTGGAAACTTCAGTGTAGTTTGGACCAACCCTGCTATTTCTACAGCAATAGCAACAACAAAGGTTATGATATTATCTTATTGGGCAAGAGATGTGGTGATGTTCGGTCATATGTAAGGTCTAGGACTACGCCTCAACGGCACGAAAGGCAGATAATAAGTAAGGAAATCGAAAGGTCGAGTTCTGTTCCAGTTGAGAAAGGGTTCCATGAACACAGTGTTATTAGGAATGCTGGTTCTCCGAAACATGTACACCCAAAGCTGCCGGATTATGATGAGATAGCAGCAATTTTTGGGGCACTAAAGAAGGCTCATCTACAAATCAAGGGCACCCCATGA